From the genome of Geobacter sp. SVR, one region includes:
- a CDS encoding DUF3150 domain-containing protein, protein MNEILSKLVVVSLSISLWTGRKKLSPEDLGLDFSKLPPEKLATLGSKKICDPEKLAVFSALKRRAERQCEAVGVRFLGGYAIPEDKADEVMKILDGVRDEFEKEKQEFLSEYDRSLREWIDANPEWAAIIEKGVEPASTAARRLGFAVQAFKVKNIDGLDKGLNEHASTLSERLIYEINQQARQAWEESYKGRPSVTRKALRPIKSMLEKLRGLEFLSPYLLTLAVQVEEVLATLPKSGPIEGRNLTSLIGILHVLGDLPLDEVPAEEEDEVAETILIETRPAEPVSLPSEWFF, encoded by the coding sequence ATGAACGAAATACTTTCAAAGCTGGTAGTTGTGTCCCTGTCCATTTCACTCTGGACTGGCCGGAAGAAGCTCTCACCGGAAGACCTTGGGCTCGACTTTTCCAAACTCCCTCCCGAAAAACTGGCCACTCTCGGCAGCAAGAAGATCTGCGACCCGGAGAAACTTGCTGTATTCAGCGCCCTGAAGCGTCGTGCCGAACGGCAGTGTGAAGCGGTAGGTGTCAGATTCCTCGGTGGCTATGCCATACCAGAGGATAAGGCCGACGAGGTGATGAAGATCCTCGACGGTGTCCGGGATGAGTTTGAGAAGGAGAAACAGGAATTTCTGTCGGAGTACGACCGCAGTCTGAGGGAATGGATTGATGCGAACCCCGAATGGGCAGCCATCATCGAAAAGGGAGTAGAACCAGCGTCAACAGCGGCACGCCGTCTGGGCTTCGCAGTCCAGGCGTTCAAGGTCAAGAACATCGACGGACTGGACAAGGGGCTGAACGAACATGCCAGTACCCTGTCAGAACGGCTGATCTATGAAATCAATCAACAAGCCAGGCAAGCCTGGGAGGAGTCGTACAAGGGACGCCCTTCCGTAACCCGGAAAGCGCTACGCCCGATCAAGTCCATGCTCGAAAAACTGCGCGGTCTTGAGTTCCTCTCTCCCTATCTGCTCACTCTGGCTGTCCAGGTTGAAGAAGTCCTGGCCACATTGCCAAAGAGTGGCCCCATTGAAGGACGGAATCTCACCTCACTTATCGGGATATTGCATGTCCTCGGCGATTTACCGCTGGATGAAGTCCCGGCAGAGGAAGAAGACGAGGTCGCCGAAACCATCCTTATCGAAACCAGACCCGCTGAGCCGGTAAGTTTGCCCAGCGAATGGTTTTTCTAG
- a CDS encoding WGR domain-containing protein, translating into MALRQHLHLQCSTASGGKFWIAQIHDDPPRIAVNWGPTRSQGQTKSYDVNSMSEAFTFVSKKKKEKLAKGYYEVASSPPREPVLPTPRKQTDKTIMKDLMSGANTKDWFF; encoded by the coding sequence ATGGCATTACGACAGCATCTCCATCTCCAGTGCAGCACTGCGTCTGGCGGCAAGTTCTGGATCGCCCAGATTCATGACGATCCGCCGCGGATTGCGGTCAATTGGGGGCCAACGCGAAGCCAGGGGCAGACGAAGTCTTATGACGTCAACTCAATGTCCGAGGCTTTCACGTTCGTTTCCAAGAAGAAGAAGGAAAAGCTGGCCAAAGGGTACTACGAAGTTGCTTCATCGCCGCCTCGTGAACCTGTCCTGCCAACACCCCGGAAACAGACAGACAAAACAATCATGAAGGATCTTATGTCCGGTGCAAACACCAAGGACTGGTTCTTCTAA
- a CDS encoding CbbQ/NirQ/NorQ/GpvN family protein, with the protein MKYSIKDIFNIPVKESLCVEGRPQSDNPFIPEVDSDYVFRKEILSDVLSWYMMGANDGLYLTGPTGSGKSSIVLQTAARLNIPVMVVTGHSRLETPELVGHHVIVNNSMEYVYGPLAMAMKEGHWFLLDEIDLLDPATAAGLNGIVEGRPLTIPEKGGEVIKPAPGFRFIATANTAGSGDRSGLYQGTLRQNGAFLDRFWMVEVDYPDEVQERQILAKAMPSLADTVREALVSYANEIRKLFIKGEIEVTFSTRTLVRWAKLVYLFRPASAEGKNPIIHALDRALGYRAEPESREALHELAQRVFGG; encoded by the coding sequence ATGAAATATAGCATCAAGGACATCTTCAATATTCCCGTCAAAGAGAGTCTCTGCGTGGAAGGTCGGCCTCAGTCCGACAACCCCTTTATCCCTGAAGTTGACAGCGACTATGTGTTCAGGAAGGAAATCCTGTCGGATGTACTTTCCTGGTACATGATGGGCGCCAACGACGGCCTGTACCTGACCGGTCCTACTGGCAGCGGCAAGTCTTCGATTGTTTTGCAGACCGCGGCTCGGCTCAATATTCCGGTCATGGTCGTCACAGGGCACAGCAGACTCGAAACCCCGGAACTTGTGGGGCATCACGTAATCGTCAACAACTCGATGGAGTACGTCTACGGACCGCTCGCCATGGCCATGAAGGAAGGTCACTGGTTCCTGCTGGACGAGATCGACTTGCTCGATCCCGCCACTGCAGCAGGTTTGAACGGCATCGTAGAAGGAAGACCCCTCACCATTCCGGAAAAGGGTGGTGAAGTCATCAAGCCGGCACCGGGCTTTCGCTTCATTGCGACAGCCAACACCGCCGGCAGCGGTGATCGCTCAGGTCTCTATCAAGGGACCTTACGGCAGAACGGCGCATTTCTGGATCGCTTCTGGATGGTTGAAGTCGACTACCCTGACGAAGTCCAGGAAAGACAGATTCTGGCCAAAGCCATGCCTAGCCTGGCTGATACGGTCAGGGAAGCGCTGGTATCGTATGCCAACGAAATCCGCAAACTCTTCATCAAAGGGGAAATAGAAGTTACCTTCTCCACCAGAACCCTCGTCAGATGGGCCAAGCTTGTGTATCTCTTCCGCCCAGCGTCTGCCGAAGGGAAAAACCCGATCATCCATGCTCTCGATCGTGCTCTCGGGTACCGAGCAGAGCCGGAAAGCCGCGAGGCGTTGCACGAATTGGCGCAACGCGTCTTCGGCGGATAG